A single window of Enoplosus armatus isolate fEnoArm2 chromosome 22, fEnoArm2.hap1, whole genome shotgun sequence DNA harbors:
- the LOC139304840 gene encoding troponin I, slow skeletal muscle-like isoform X2, translated as MNPKGDKPKSKISASRKLSLKMLLLTRACEDLERETQEREEEKVRYLGEKLPPLQLSGLPLEELQTLCKQLHSKIDVVDEERYDCESKVSKHNKDIHELKLKVQDLGGKFKKPALRKVRVSADEMMRALLGSKHKGSMDLRANLKSVKKEDVKQDKVLTSEVGDWRKNVEAMSGMEGRKKMFDTGGGGQ; from the exons atgaatccCAAAGGGGATAAG CCGAAGTCGAAGATTTCGGCTTCCCGCAAGCTCTCCCTCAAG atGCTTCTCCTCACGAGAGCCTGTGAGGATTTGGAGCGGGAGACgcaggagagggaagaagagaaagtcCGCTATCTGGGAGAGAAGTTGCCCCCATTGCAACTGTCTGGATTACCACTGGAGGAGCTACAA ACCCTATGCAAACAGCTTCATTCAAAAATTGATGTTGTGGATGAGGAGCGATATGACTGTGAATCCAAAGtgagcaaacacaacaaagat ATCCATGAGCTGAAGCTGAAGGTACAGGACCTTGGAGGCAAGTTCAAGAAGCCTGCCCTGAGGAAGGTGAGGGTGTCAGCAGACGAGATGATGAGAGCTCTCCTGGGCTCCAAACACAAGGGCTCGATGGACCTCAGAGCCAACCTGAAGTCTGTGAAGAAGGAGGACGTCAAACAGGACAAG GTGCTCACTAGTGAAGTGGGTGACTGGCGTAAGAATGTGGAGGCCATGTCAGGCATGGAGGGCCGCAAGAAGATGTTCGATACAGGTGGCGGAGGACAGTAA
- the LOC139304840 gene encoding troponin I, slow skeletal muscle-like isoform X1 yields MEPGRAKTMNPKGDKPKSKISASRKLSLKMLLLTRACEDLERETQEREEEKVRYLGEKLPPLQLSGLPLEELQTLCKQLHSKIDVVDEERYDCESKVSKHNKDIHELKLKVQDLGGKFKKPALRKVRVSADEMMRALLGSKHKGSMDLRANLKSVKKEDVKQDKVLTSEVGDWRKNVEAMSGMEGRKKMFDTGGGGQ; encoded by the exons ATG GAGCCCGgaagagccaaaacaatgaatccCAAAGGGGATAAG CCGAAGTCGAAGATTTCGGCTTCCCGCAAGCTCTCCCTCAAG atGCTTCTCCTCACGAGAGCCTGTGAGGATTTGGAGCGGGAGACgcaggagagggaagaagagaaagtcCGCTATCTGGGAGAGAAGTTGCCCCCATTGCAACTGTCTGGATTACCACTGGAGGAGCTACAA ACCCTATGCAAACAGCTTCATTCAAAAATTGATGTTGTGGATGAGGAGCGATATGACTGTGAATCCAAAGtgagcaaacacaacaaagat ATCCATGAGCTGAAGCTGAAGGTACAGGACCTTGGAGGCAAGTTCAAGAAGCCTGCCCTGAGGAAGGTGAGGGTGTCAGCAGACGAGATGATGAGAGCTCTCCTGGGCTCCAAACACAAGGGCTCGATGGACCTCAGAGCCAACCTGAAGTCTGTGAAGAAGGAGGACGTCAAACAGGACAAG GTGCTCACTAGTGAAGTGGGTGACTGGCGTAAGAATGTGGAGGCCATGTCAGGCATGGAGGGCCGCAAGAAGATGTTCGATACAGGTGGCGGAGGACAGTAA